One genomic region from Xyrauchen texanus isolate HMW12.3.18 chromosome 16, RBS_HiC_50CHRs, whole genome shotgun sequence encodes:
- the LOC127656999 gene encoding cathepsin B-like: MWRLAFLCVISTLSVSWARPRLAPLSHEMVNFINKANTTWMAGRNFPNVDYSYVKRLCGTFLKGPKLPVMEQYADNLKLPANFDAREQWPNCPTTKEIRDQGSCGSCWAFGAAEAISDRVCIHSNAKVSVEISSQDLLTCCDSCGDGCNGGYPSAAWDFWNKEGLVTGGLYNSHIGCRPYTIEPCEHHVNGSRLPCTGEGGDTPNCEMSCEPGYSPPYKQDKHFGKTSYSVPSNQNEIMNELYKNGPVEGAFTVYEDFLLYKSGVYQHVSGSAVGGHAIKILGWGEENGTPYWLAANSWNTDWGENGFFKILRGEDHCGIESEIVAGIPM; encoded by the exons ATGTGGCGACTAGCCTTCCTGTGCGTGATCTCCACCCTCTCGGTTAGCTGGGCTCGACCGCGGCTCGCTCCTCTCTCCCATGAGATGGTCAATTTCATCAATAAAGCAAACACCACTTGGATG GCTGGACGAAACTTCCCTAATGTTGACTACAGCTATGTAAAGAGGCTCTGTGGGACTTTTCTGAAAGGACCCAAACTCCCTGTCAT GGAGCAGTATGCTGATAACCTCAAGCTCCCTGCTAACTTTGATGCTAGAGAACAGTGGCCCAACTGCCCCACTACTAAAGAGATCAGAGACCAGGGCTCTTGTGGTTCATGCTGG GCTTTTGGTGCTGCTGAAGCAATCTCGGACCGGGTGTGTATCCATAGCAATGCCAAAGTGAGTGTTGAGATCTCCTCTCAAGACCTGCTTACCTGCTGTGACAGCTGTGGTGATGG ATGTAATGGTGGCTACCCATCTGCGGCCTGGGACTTCTGGAATAAAGAAGGCTTGGTGACTGGTGGACTCTACAACTCTCACATTG gctGTCGCCCATACACTATTGAGCCCTGTGAGCATCATGTGAATGGCAGTCGCCTGCCCTGTACTGGAGAGGGTGGAGACACACCCAACTGTGAGATGTCATGTGAACCTGGCTACAGCCCCCCTTACAAGCAGGACAAGCACTTTG gaAAGACTTCCTATAGTGTCCCATCTAACCAGAATGAGATTATGAATGAGCTGTACAAGAATGGCCCAGTAGAGGGAGCTTTCACGGTTTATGAGGACTTCTTACTGTACAAGTCTG GTGTATATCAGCATGTGAGTGGATCTGCAGTAGGTGGCCATGCTATTAAAATCCTGGGTTGGGGAGAGGAGAATGGCACCCCCTACTGGCTAGCTGCTAATTCCTGGAACACTGACTGGGGTGAAAATG GTTTTTTTAAGATTCTCAGAGGTGAGGACCACTGTGGCATTGAATCGGAAATTGTGGCTGGAATACCCATGTAA